Proteins found in one Solitalea lacus genomic segment:
- a CDS encoding integron integrase has product MKISLLEEVRQILKLQRKSYRTEQSYSDWIYRFIVFHEQIPPSELREKEIGLFLHFLAKERNASVATQNQALQAILFLYKHVLRIELKNASLLRTRNPQRLPEVLSRNEIGSILKQLKGEVWLMTALLYGCGLRLSECVSLRVQDIDLNRSRLTIGLDKGNKERLLSLPESIKVPLKEHVETLRLRHQRCLSNGFCGVSLPNGMEKQAMQALCDWQWFYLFPADKPSVEPVSGKITLHHRSDSFLEKSIKEAVSKTSISGRISCNVFRHSFATHLLENGYSIHTVQTLLGHSDIRTTMVYTKVANSKLLVRSPLDDLD; this is encoded by the coding sequence ATGAAAATATCATTACTTGAAGAAGTTAGGCAAATTTTAAAACTTCAGCGTAAAAGTTACCGAACTGAGCAGTCCTATTCTGATTGGATTTACCGGTTTATCGTTTTTCACGAACAGATTCCCCCATCTGAATTACGCGAGAAAGAAATTGGCTTATTCCTGCATTTTCTGGCGAAAGAACGCAATGCTTCCGTGGCAACACAAAACCAAGCACTTCAGGCAATCCTGTTTTTATATAAACATGTATTAAGGATAGAACTTAAAAATGCTTCTCTTTTAAGAACACGAAACCCCCAACGGCTACCAGAGGTGCTAAGTCGAAATGAAATAGGTTCGATCCTTAAGCAATTGAAGGGTGAGGTATGGCTGATGACTGCTTTGCTTTACGGCTGCGGTTTGCGTTTAAGTGAGTGTGTTTCGCTGAGGGTGCAGGATATAGATTTGAATCGAAGCAGGCTAACCATCGGACTGGATAAAGGGAATAAAGAACGGCTGTTAAGTTTGCCCGAAAGCATAAAAGTTCCACTTAAGGAGCATGTTGAAACACTTCGCCTTCGACACCAAAGGTGTCTAAGCAATGGTTTCTGTGGTGTGTCTCTTCCCAATGGAATGGAAAAACAGGCTATGCAAGCGCTCTGTGACTGGCAATGGTTTTATCTTTTTCCGGCCGACAAACCCTCTGTTGAGCCGGTGTCGGGTAAGATTACGTTACATCATCGCAGTGATAGCTTTCTTGAAAAGTCAATTAAGGAGGCTGTTAGTAAAACCAGTATTTCAGGGCGAATCAGCTGCAATGTATTTCGTCATAGCTTTGCAACTCACCTTTTAGAAAATGGGTACAGCATTCACACTGTTCAAACCCTTTTAGGACATTCTGATATTCGCACAACAATGGTCTACACGAAGGTGGCTAATTCAAAACTCCTGGTTCGGAGCCCTTTGGACGACCTGGATTAG
- the sufD gene encoding Fe-S cluster assembly protein SufD — translation MLTTEVTDIKSKVTAWFEALPDGLVAEKQRKTALANFLEVGFPTIKNEDWKYTSVNKIVNLPYELSNGLADNITQKNLSQFPFTNLDAYYLVFVNGHYNSKLSNCQHTDNTITISHLQDQENEKLVEEYYNGVVKNDSGFVSLNTALATDGALIRLPSDKSLDKPLFLLFIADTRIKTPLIQPRNIIVTERNNNLQLIELFLSIGDNQSMTNSITEVICGENTHIDYTKIHLEGDTNYHVATTQFALQKDSSVSSHTLCINGGFIRNNLNFILKDKNCNVLLNGLYIPNQQQFIDNHTMVDHAAPECFSNELYKGIVNDGATAVFNGKIMVRRDAQKTNAYQRNMNILLSAEGSVNTKPQLEIFADDVRCTHGATTGQMDEEAVFYLRSRGLSEENARRLLVNAFVDEIIEQLKVEELKKKLKKLVSAKLTR, via the coding sequence ATGCTTACAACTGAAGTAACAGATATAAAATCGAAAGTAACAGCCTGGTTTGAAGCTTTACCGGATGGATTAGTTGCAGAAAAACAACGTAAAACCGCTTTGGCTAATTTTCTGGAAGTTGGCTTCCCAACTATTAAAAATGAAGACTGGAAGTACACTAGTGTCAATAAAATTGTAAACCTACCTTATGAACTCTCAAACGGCTTGGCTGATAACATTACTCAAAAAAATCTGTCTCAGTTTCCGTTTACCAACCTGGATGCTTACTATCTGGTATTTGTCAATGGTCATTACAATTCCAAGCTTTCTAACTGTCAACATACAGATAATACAATTACCATTTCTCATTTGCAGGATCAGGAAAATGAAAAACTTGTTGAAGAATATTACAACGGGGTTGTAAAAAACGATTCCGGTTTTGTCTCACTTAACACTGCATTGGCTACAGATGGCGCATTAATCCGGCTACCATCAGACAAAAGCCTGGACAAGCCCTTATTCCTGCTATTTATTGCGGACACAAGGATAAAAACGCCTTTAATTCAACCCAGAAATATAATAGTGACAGAACGGAATAACAATCTTCAATTGATTGAACTTTTTCTATCCATTGGAGACAATCAAAGCATGACCAATTCAATAACTGAAGTAATTTGCGGCGAAAACACGCATATTGACTACACAAAGATTCATTTGGAGGGAGATACAAATTACCATGTCGCCACCACTCAGTTTGCACTGCAAAAGGATTCTTCCGTCTCGAGCCATACCTTATGTATCAATGGTGGTTTTATCCGTAACAACCTAAATTTTATACTGAAGGATAAAAACTGTAATGTATTACTAAATGGACTATACATTCCGAATCAACAACAGTTTATAGACAATCATACAATGGTTGATCATGCCGCCCCCGAATGCTTTAGCAATGAATTGTACAAAGGCATTGTAAACGACGGCGCAACGGCTGTTTTCAATGGTAAAATTATGGTCCGACGTGATGCGCAGAAAACCAATGCTTACCAGCGAAATATGAACATCCTTTTAAGTGCTGAAGGCAGTGTTAATACCAAACCTCAACTGGAAATATTTGCAGATGACGTGCGTTGTACTCATGGCGCTACAACCGGGCAAATGGATGAAGAAGCGGTTTTTTATCTCCGATCAAGAGGACTCTCTGAAGAAAATGCCAGAAGGTTATTAGTGAATGCTTTTGTCGACGAAATTATAGAACAACTGAAAGTAGAGGAGTTAAAGAAAAAGTTAAAGAAACTGGTATCTGCCAAATTAACCCGGTAG
- a CDS encoding GntR family transcriptional regulator — protein sequence MHKIPMLDHDSKVPLNKQAEDALRALMRHPDFGKGALFPKETDLAQRWGISRNTLRQAINNLVKEGLLERKKRLGTRVTNQKISTNLNNWMSFTQEMESMGLSFKNLMLKVENKKADDEVSKGLQIEEKTEVLCLKRVRSTDESPMVYFESYFHPRLAISEQESFEKPLYETLDKKYNIVPVYSQEEIKAIAASKKIADILKISEGEPVLERKRVVLDAGRRPVEYNVCYYRSDWFTYSIEIKRTK from the coding sequence ATGCACAAAATACCTATGCTGGATCATGACAGTAAAGTGCCGTTAAATAAACAGGCGGAAGATGCTTTACGGGCTTTGATGCGTCATCCTGATTTTGGTAAAGGGGCCTTATTTCCCAAGGAAACTGATTTGGCTCAACGCTGGGGCATTTCAAGGAATACACTGCGGCAAGCAATAAATAATCTTGTTAAAGAGGGTTTGCTTGAACGAAAGAAAAGATTGGGTACCAGAGTTACCAACCAAAAGATCAGTACCAATCTTAATAACTGGATGAGTTTTACTCAGGAGATGGAAAGCATGGGCTTATCTTTTAAGAACTTGATGCTGAAGGTTGAAAATAAAAAGGCAGATGATGAAGTCTCCAAAGGACTTCAAATTGAAGAGAAAACTGAAGTGTTATGTTTAAAACGGGTGCGCAGTACGGATGAAAGTCCAATGGTCTATTTCGAGTCGTATTTTCACCCACGTTTAGCTATTTCGGAACAAGAATCGTTTGAAAAACCACTGTACGAAACATTAGATAAGAAGTACAATATCGTACCTGTTTATTCCCAAGAAGAAATAAAGGCTATTGCTGCCTCAAAAAAAATTGCCGACATACTTAAAATAAGTGAAGGGGAACCTGTTTTGGAGCGTAAGAGAGTTGTGCTCGATGCAGGAAGGAGACCTGTTGAATATAATGTTTGTTATTACAGAAGTGATTGGTTTACATACAGTATAGAAATTAAACGTACAAAGTAA
- a CDS encoding iron-sulfur cluster assembly protein has protein sequence MTTNQHKTFVEVQMEAIEAIKTCYDPEIPVDIYELGLIYEIKVSIDLNVHVIMTLTSAFCPAAQTLPAEVQRKVEAIEEVKNVTVEVTFDPPWTQDMMSEAAKLELGFL, from the coding sequence ATGACCACAAATCAACATAAAACGTTCGTAGAGGTACAAATGGAAGCTATTGAAGCCATAAAAACCTGTTATGACCCGGAAATCCCTGTCGATATTTACGAACTGGGTTTGATCTATGAGATAAAGGTCTCCATTGATTTGAATGTCCACGTGATTATGACGCTGACTTCGGCATTTTGCCCCGCAGCCCAAACATTACCAGCCGAAGTTCAACGAAAAGTAGAAGCTATTGAAGAGGTAAAAAATGTAACCGTTGAAGTAACCTTCGATCCTCCATGGACGCAAGACATGATGAGCGAAGCTGCAAAACTTGAATTAGGTTTTTTGTGA
- a CDS encoding glycoside hydrolase family 76 protein: protein MQRREFVKLTSAFTLLFPCSKMASAMFYNGNSYEENIKNQSLAAFRRFETVWNFNDFWKRGNTFDACLTFADAMHNKWPKDAGVVAMQNRIGEMLDENLKYFSSFDLGGLWADDFGWWGLMALNARKHLLRINDKALADKYLDLSIQCWQQKKTHAYDFTSSARPVPHGCRNGDAKGQSKGVKNTVTNVLLFLLSTRIYRLTLKENIADNEKYLEMAYRQWMWFNSWFKLKEYEYLKMIVNEGALVQERPTAFFEGSDYKETTHPTWEKGWIWTGDQGMLLAALNDMLEIKNHLASWISKNKIDPDFKVEVYEKSILTYINLLSKGIQNALVSNSDGIIREAPFMANFGPEFGNDYLAGRGIMMRYLGKLKGPGKGIDFNKNIRATADAIWKTRDLATNQFKPEFTSLEMDKLYVSQFRRLVGVADDIYQWNIASMNEQQKFGVCQSIGLDAFGAYISSM, encoded by the coding sequence ATGCAAAGACGAGAATTTGTAAAACTGACATCAGCTTTTACGTTATTATTTCCTTGCAGTAAAATGGCAAGCGCTATGTTTTATAATGGTAATAGCTATGAAGAAAATATAAAAAATCAATCATTAGCAGCATTTAGGCGATTTGAAACCGTATGGAATTTTAATGATTTCTGGAAGCGAGGAAATACATTTGATGCCTGCCTCACTTTTGCAGATGCAATGCACAACAAATGGCCGAAAGATGCGGGAGTTGTAGCTATGCAAAATCGAATTGGTGAAATGCTTGATGAAAATTTGAAGTACTTTTCCTCATTTGATCTGGGTGGGTTATGGGCAGATGATTTTGGATGGTGGGGCTTGATGGCTCTGAATGCTAGAAAACATTTATTAAGGATAAACGATAAAGCGCTAGCAGATAAATATCTTGATCTCAGCATTCAATGTTGGCAACAGAAGAAAACCCATGCTTATGATTTTACTTCCTCTGCCAGGCCGGTACCGCATGGTTGCAGGAACGGTGATGCCAAAGGTCAGAGCAAGGGGGTTAAAAATACAGTAACTAATGTTCTGTTATTCCTGCTGTCAACCCGCATTTATCGTTTAACCTTAAAAGAAAACATTGCTGATAATGAAAAATATCTTGAAATGGCTTATCGTCAGTGGATGTGGTTTAATAGCTGGTTTAAACTTAAGGAATATGAATACCTTAAAATGATAGTAAATGAAGGCGCCCTGGTACAGGAACGACCTACGGCTTTTTTTGAAGGCTCTGACTATAAAGAAACAACGCATCCTACATGGGAAAAGGGTTGGATTTGGACTGGCGATCAGGGAATGTTATTAGCGGCACTTAATGATATGCTGGAGATTAAAAACCATCTGGCATCTTGGATTTCAAAAAATAAAATTGATCCGGACTTTAAGGTTGAAGTTTACGAAAAATCCATCCTCACCTATATCAATCTGTTAAGCAAAGGGATCCAAAATGCATTGGTCAGCAATTCTGATGGCATAATTAGGGAAGCTCCTTTCATGGCAAACTTTGGGCCTGAGTTTGGCAATGATTACCTGGCTGGTCGTGGTATAATGATGCGATATCTTGGAAAATTAAAGGGTCCGGGTAAGGGCATCGATTTCAATAAAAATATTAGAGCCACTGCTGATGCCATCTGGAAAACGAGAGATTTGGCAACAAATCAATTCAAGCCAGAATTTACCAGTCTTGAAATGGATAAGCTATACGTTTCTCAGTTTAGAAGGCTAGTTGGTGTTGCTGATGATATTTATCAGTGGAATATTGCATCGATGAATGAACAGCAAAAATTTGGAGTCTGTCAATCAATTGGACTTGATGCTTTCGGAGCCTATATAAGCTCAATGTAA
- a CDS encoding lipocalin family protein: MTRHTYPLFALIILLIPIGCQSRQQNKETTDTTSRVISAPKNQATQAEKLIGKWVQPIPGQESQKQGFQLNSDGTASSINMHTLLYDKWQLKGDTLLLWNHSVGVKNPIAGIDTCIIYNLTDSTLILTRKPSLKLNYTREK, encoded by the coding sequence ATGACTAGACATACCTATCCACTATTTGCTCTAATAATATTATTAATCCCTATTGGTTGCCAGAGCCGTCAACAAAACAAAGAAACTACAGACACAACAAGTCGAGTAATTTCGGCTCCTAAAAACCAAGCTACTCAAGCAGAGAAGTTGATAGGCAAATGGGTACAACCAATTCCCGGACAGGAAAGCCAGAAACAGGGTTTTCAATTAAATAGTGATGGAACTGCGAGTTCAATAAATATGCACACGCTCCTTTATGATAAATGGCAACTAAAAGGCGATACCTTGTTATTGTGGAATCATTCTGTAGGTGTTAAGAATCCAATTGCAGGTATAGACACCTGTATAATATACAATCTAACAGATTCCACGCTTATTTTAACTAGAAAACCAAGCTTGAAACTTAATTATACCCGAGAGAAATAA
- the sufC gene encoding Fe-S cluster assembly ATPase SufC has product MLKIKNLKAGIGDKEILKGISLQVNPGEIHAIMGPNGSGKSTLASVLAGRDTYEVTGGSVYFNNQNLLEMAPEVRAREGIFMAFQYPVEIPGVSSTNFLKTALNEIRKHKGLEPLDAVDFLKLLKEKMKLVEIDKALLGRSLNEGFSGGEKKRNEIFQMALLDPKLGILDETDSGLDIDALKLVANGVNKLRRSDNAFIVITHYQRLLQYIIPDFVHVLHQGKIVRSGTKELALELEEKGYDWLKDEVLVDPE; this is encoded by the coding sequence ATGTTGAAAATTAAAAATTTAAAGGCCGGAATTGGCGATAAAGAAATATTAAAAGGAATTAGCCTTCAAGTGAACCCGGGGGAAATTCATGCCATTATGGGACCGAATGGATCGGGAAAAAGTACCCTGGCATCAGTATTAGCCGGACGGGATACCTATGAAGTCACCGGAGGTTCAGTATACTTCAACAATCAAAACCTCTTGGAAATGGCACCCGAAGTAAGGGCCCGGGAAGGAATATTTATGGCATTTCAATATCCTGTTGAAATTCCGGGAGTAAGCTCTACTAATTTCTTAAAGACCGCATTAAACGAAATCCGAAAGCATAAGGGCCTTGAACCATTGGACGCAGTCGATTTTCTTAAACTGCTGAAGGAAAAAATGAAATTGGTAGAGATCGATAAGGCCTTACTTGGCCGTTCATTAAATGAGGGATTCTCCGGTGGGGAAAAAAAACGTAATGAAATCTTCCAGATGGCCCTTCTCGACCCAAAACTGGGCATCCTGGATGAAACCGATTCGGGTTTGGATATTGATGCCTTAAAATTGGTTGCAAACGGAGTTAATAAACTACGCAGAAGCGATAATGCCTTTATTGTCATCACCCATTATCAACGGCTTCTCCAATATATTATTCCTGATTTTGTGCATGTATTGCATCAGGGAAAAATTGTAAGATCCGGCACTAAAGAACTAGCATTGGAGCTAGAGGAAAAAGGCTACGACTGGCTTAAAGATGAGGTTTTAGTTGATCCTGAATAA
- the sufB gene encoding Fe-S cluster assembly protein SufB, translating into MSNKNKDIITEITGSEYKYGFYTDIEMEMAPKGLNEDIIRFISEKKEEPEFMLEWRLKAFRYWQTMEEPKHWPNITYPAIDYQAISYYAAPKQPMKYSSLDEVDPVLRATFEKLGISLEEQKRLSGVAVDAVFDSVSIATTFKEKLYDAGVIFCSISEAIQEHPELIKKYMGTVVPPTDNFFASLNSAVFTDGSFVYVPKGVRCPMELSTYFRINAENTGQFERTLIIADEGAYVSYLEGCTAPMRDENQLHAAVVELIALDDAEIKYSTVQNWYPGDKDGKGGIYNFVTKRGICSGANSKISWTQVETGSAITWKYPSVILKGDNSIGEFYSIAVTNNKQQADTGTKMIHLGSNTRSRIISKGVAAGKSNNTYRGLVRAAKKADNVRNYTQCDSLLIGDKCGAHTFPYIETKNKTAHIEHEATTSKIGDDQLFYCNQRGIGPEEAVGLIVNGYCREVLNQLPMEFAVEAQKLLAVSLEGSVG; encoded by the coding sequence ATGAGTAATAAGAATAAAGATATAATCACCGAAATAACAGGTTCAGAGTATAAATATGGTTTTTATACTGATATCGAAATGGAAATGGCTCCAAAAGGCCTGAATGAAGATATTATCCGTTTTATTTCTGAAAAGAAGGAAGAACCTGAGTTTATGCTGGAATGGCGTTTAAAAGCATTCCGCTACTGGCAAACCATGGAAGAACCGAAACATTGGCCAAATATCACTTACCCTGCTATCGATTATCAGGCTATCAGCTATTATGCTGCACCTAAACAACCAATGAAATACAGCAGTTTAGATGAAGTAGACCCGGTATTGAGGGCTACCTTTGAAAAACTGGGAATTTCATTGGAAGAGCAAAAACGATTGTCAGGAGTTGCTGTCGACGCGGTATTTGATTCGGTTTCAATAGCCACCACTTTCAAAGAAAAATTGTATGATGCTGGTGTAATCTTTTGTTCAATCAGCGAAGCGATACAGGAACACCCTGAACTTATAAAAAAATACATGGGCACGGTAGTACCTCCTACCGACAATTTCTTCGCATCATTAAACTCTGCTGTATTTACCGACGGATCCTTTGTATATGTTCCTAAAGGCGTACGATGCCCTATGGAACTATCAACCTATTTCCGGATCAATGCCGAAAACACCGGGCAGTTTGAGCGGACGCTGATCATTGCAGATGAAGGTGCTTACGTTAGTTACCTGGAAGGCTGTACCGCTCCTATGCGTGATGAGAATCAGTTGCATGCAGCTGTAGTTGAGCTTATTGCACTTGATGATGCCGAAATAAAATATTCTACGGTACAGAACTGGTACCCGGGCGACAAGGATGGCAAAGGCGGAATTTACAATTTCGTTACTAAACGGGGAATCTGTTCTGGAGCAAACTCAAAAATTTCCTGGACACAGGTAGAAACCGGTTCTGCCATCACCTGGAAATATCCTAGTGTGATATTGAAAGGTGATAATTCAATAGGTGAGTTTTATTCTATAGCTGTAACCAATAACAAGCAACAAGCCGATACAGGCACAAAAATGATCCATTTAGGTAGTAATACACGTAGTCGTATAATTTCTAAAGGTGTAGCAGCTGGAAAAAGCAATAACACTTATCGAGGGCTGGTCAGAGCAGCAAAAAAAGCTGATAATGTCCGTAACTATACCCAATGTGATTCATTATTAATTGGAGACAAATGCGGCGCGCATACCTTTCCTTACATAGAAACCAAAAACAAAACGGCTCATATTGAACACGAAGCCACTACATCAAAAATTGGAGATGATCAATTGTTCTATTGCAATCAACGAGGAATTGGCCCGGAAGAAGCTGTGGGTTTGATCGTAAACGGCTATTGCCGCGAAGTATTAAACCAGTTACCAATGGAGTTTGCTGTTGAAGCTCAAAAGCTACTGGCGGTAAGCTTAGAAGGAAGCGTGGGATAA
- a CDS encoding SufE family protein yields the protein MFKAINDIQEEIIEEFSFLGDDRESAIFYIMELGDKLPPLDDRYKTEEFIVKGCQSKVWLTTDFKDGKVIFKADSNTEITKGLISMLIRIWSGRSPEAILNTNLYFIDKIGMKSMVGSQRSNGFAAMIKQMKLYALAYQTKESLN from the coding sequence ATGTTTAAAGCAATAAATGATATACAGGAAGAAATAATTGAAGAATTTTCATTTTTAGGTGACGACAGGGAAAGCGCTATCTTCTATATAATGGAGTTGGGTGACAAGCTCCCTCCCCTTGATGATCGTTATAAAACAGAAGAATTCATTGTGAAAGGCTGCCAGTCAAAGGTTTGGCTGACAACTGATTTTAAAGATGGAAAAGTCATTTTCAAAGCCGACAGCAATACAGAAATTACTAAAGGGTTAATCAGCATGCTAATTCGTATATGGAGCGGACGCTCCCCTGAAGCGATTCTAAATACAAACTTATATTTTATCGATAAGATCGGCATGAAAAGCATGGTCGGTTCTCAGCGGTCAAATGGGTTTGCTGCTATGATTAAGCAAATGAAATTGTACGCTCTTGCTTATCAAACCAAGGAAAGTCTAAATTAA
- a CDS encoding aminotransferase class V-fold PLP-dependent enzyme → MKDQLIEAKYDVETIRKLFPVLDQEINGYPLVYFDNAATSQKPLEVTDSLLNYYHADNANVHRGIHTLAERATSAFEKTRETVKDFINAAESEEIIFTKGTTEGINLVAQTFGRVNLNEGDEVIISTMEHHSNIVPWQMICDERKAKLIILPITKEGELIIEAFEELISTKTKIVAIVYASNSLGTINPVQKIIELSHNAGAKVLLDAAQAAAHLEINVQELDTDFLVFSGHKVYGPTGVGILYGKRALLEAMPPYQGGGEMIREVTFEKTTYNDLPYKFEAGTPNIADVIALQAAIHFINKTGKTAMADHEHRLLIRATEGLQQIPEVKLIGTAKNKIGIISFLIDGMHHLDVGIVLDAKGIAIRTGHHCTQPLMNFLGIEGTCRVSFAAYNTEREVDFFLESVARIIARRK, encoded by the coding sequence ATGAAAGACCAACTTATTGAAGCTAAATACGATGTGGAAACCATCAGAAAGTTATTTCCGGTACTGGATCAGGAAATAAACGGCTACCCTTTGGTCTATTTTGACAATGCCGCAACTAGCCAAAAGCCACTTGAGGTAACTGATTCGCTATTAAACTACTATCACGCTGACAATGCTAATGTACACCGAGGCATACATACCTTAGCAGAAAGGGCCACCAGCGCCTTTGAAAAAACTCGTGAAACTGTAAAAGACTTTATAAATGCAGCAGAAAGTGAGGAGATAATCTTTACAAAAGGAACTACAGAAGGAATCAACCTGGTTGCTCAAACTTTTGGAAGAGTTAATTTAAATGAAGGTGATGAAGTGATCATTTCAACCATGGAGCATCATTCCAATATTGTACCATGGCAGATGATCTGCGATGAAAGAAAAGCTAAGCTCATAATTCTTCCCATTACTAAAGAAGGTGAACTGATTATAGAAGCATTTGAGGAGTTGATTTCGACCAAAACCAAAATCGTGGCAATCGTTTATGCATCAAACTCATTGGGAACAATAAATCCTGTACAAAAAATAATTGAACTATCTCATAACGCAGGAGCCAAAGTTTTGCTTGATGCAGCCCAAGCTGCCGCTCACCTGGAAATAAATGTACAGGAGTTGGATACTGATTTCCTTGTATTTTCCGGCCACAAAGTTTACGGTCCTACAGGAGTAGGAATACTGTACGGAAAAAGAGCATTACTCGAGGCCATGCCTCCATATCAAGGTGGTGGGGAAATGATCCGGGAAGTAACTTTTGAGAAAACTACTTACAATGACCTCCCCTATAAATTCGAAGCGGGCACCCCTAATATTGCCGATGTAATTGCCTTGCAGGCAGCTATTCATTTCATTAATAAAACAGGAAAGACTGCAATGGCCGATCACGAACACCGCCTGTTGATTCGCGCCACTGAAGGATTGCAGCAAATTCCGGAGGTAAAGTTGATAGGAACCGCCAAAAACAAAATCGGAATAATTTCATTTTTAATAGATGGCATGCATCACTTAGATGTGGGTATAGTGCTAGATGCCAAAGGTATTGCCATACGTACTGGCCATCATTGCACCCAACCTCTTATGAATTTCCTTGGGATTGAAGGCACCTGCAGAGTTTCGTTTGCCGCCTATAACACCGAAAGGGAAGTTGATTTCTTTTTGGAAAGTGTGGCCCGAATTATTGCAAGGAGGAAATGA